Proteins co-encoded in one Flavobacterium sp. M31R6 genomic window:
- the rimP gene encoding ribosome assembly cofactor RimP, translated as MTFKEKVKQVLEEALLEKPSVFLIDLTITDSFKIIIGIDGDNGVVLQDCIDISRAVENNLDREEQDYSLEVASVGVGSPLKLVRQYKKNIGRTLIVKTNTENIEAELVEANDLFIILSWKAREPKKIGKGKETVQKEQQIPYSDIKEAIVTVTF; from the coding sequence ATGACATTTAAAGAAAAAGTAAAGCAAGTATTAGAAGAGGCTCTTCTTGAAAAACCATCTGTTTTTTTAATTGACCTGACCATTACGGACAGTTTTAAGATTATTATTGGTATTGATGGGGATAATGGTGTGGTTTTGCAAGACTGTATTGATATAAGTCGTGCTGTTGAGAATAATTTAGATAGAGAAGAACAGGATTACTCTTTAGAAGTGGCTTCTGTTGGAGTAGGTTCTCCTTTAAAATTGGTTAGACAGTATAAAAAAAATATAGGTAGAACATTAATCGTTAAGACGAATACAGAAAATATTGAAGCAGAATTAGTTGAAGCTAATGATCTTTTTATAATTTTGTCGTGGAAAGCTAGAGAACCCAAAAAAATTGGTAAAGGAAAAGAGACGGTTCAAAAAGAACAACAAATTCCTTACTCAGATATTAAAGAAGCAATTGTTACAGTAACATTTTAA